One genomic segment of Ancylobacter sp. IITR112 includes these proteins:
- the ilvD gene encoding dihydroxy-acid dehydratase: MPAYRSRTSTHGRNMAGARGLWRATGMKDGDFGKPIIAVVNSFTQFVPGHVHLKDLGQLVAREIEKAGGVAKEFNTIAVDDGIAMGHDGMLYSLPSREIIADSVEYMVNAHCADAMVCISNCDKITPGMLMAALRLNIPAVFVSGGPMEAGKVLLSTGEKKVDLIDAMVAAADDRVSDEDVTVMERSACPTCGSCSGMFTANSMNCLTEALGLALPGNGSVLATHADRERLFVEAGHLVVDLARRYYEQDDASVLPRAVASFKAFENAMTLDISMGGSTNTVLHLLAAAHEGEVPFTMADIDRLSRRVPVLCKVAPAVANIHMEDVHRAGGIMAILGELDRAGLLHTDLPTVHAPTLGDALERWDVVRTKSEQVQSFYRAAPGGVPTQVAFSQSRRWDDLDLDREAGVIRDAAHAYSKDGGLAVLFGNLAEDGCIVKTAGVDESILKFTGTATVFESQDDAVSAILGNRVKPGQIVLIRYEGPRGGPGMQEMLYPTSYLKSKGLGKACALVTDGRFSGGSSGLSIGHVSPEAAEGGTVGLVREGDVIEIDIPNRRIHLAVDDSELAARREEQQAKGWVPAAPRKRNVTTALRAYAALATSAAKGAVRQVP; encoded by the coding sequence ATGCCCGCCTATCGCTCGCGCACGTCCACCCATGGCCGCAACATGGCCGGAGCCCGCGGCCTCTGGCGCGCCACCGGCATGAAGGATGGCGATTTCGGCAAGCCGATCATCGCCGTGGTGAACTCCTTCACCCAGTTCGTGCCCGGCCATGTCCACCTCAAGGATCTCGGCCAGCTTGTCGCCCGCGAGATCGAGAAGGCCGGCGGCGTCGCCAAGGAGTTCAACACCATCGCGGTGGATGACGGCATCGCCATGGGCCATGACGGCATGCTCTATTCGCTGCCCTCGCGTGAGATCATCGCCGACAGCGTCGAGTACATGGTCAACGCCCATTGCGCCGACGCCATGGTCTGCATTTCCAATTGCGACAAGATCACGCCCGGTATGCTGATGGCGGCGCTGCGCCTCAACATCCCCGCGGTCTTCGTCTCCGGCGGGCCGATGGAGGCGGGCAAGGTGCTGCTCTCCACCGGCGAGAAGAAGGTAGACCTCATCGACGCCATGGTCGCCGCCGCCGACGACCGGGTGAGCGACGAGGACGTGACGGTGATGGAGCGCTCGGCCTGCCCGACCTGCGGCTCCTGCTCGGGCATGTTCACCGCCAATTCCATGAACTGCCTCACCGAGGCGCTGGGCCTAGCGCTGCCGGGCAATGGCTCGGTGCTCGCCACCCATGCCGACCGCGAGCGGCTGTTCGTCGAGGCTGGCCATCTCGTCGTCGATCTCGCCCGCCGCTATTACGAGCAGGACGACGCCAGCGTGCTGCCGCGCGCGGTCGCCTCGTTCAAGGCGTTCGAGAACGCCATGACGCTCGACATCTCCATGGGCGGCTCCACCAACACGGTGCTGCACCTGCTCGCCGCCGCGCATGAGGGCGAGGTGCCCTTCACCATGGCCGATATCGACCGGCTGTCGCGCCGCGTACCGGTGCTGTGCAAGGTCGCCCCGGCCGTCGCCAACATCCATATGGAAGACGTGCACCGCGCCGGCGGCATCATGGCCATTCTCGGCGAACTCGACCGCGCCGGCCTGCTGCACACCGACCTGCCCACCGTCCACGCCCCCACGCTGGGCGACGCGCTGGAGCGCTGGGATGTGGTGCGTACCAAGAGCGAGCAGGTTCAGAGCTTCTACCGCGCCGCGCCGGGCGGGGTGCCGACGCAGGTGGCGTTCAGCCAGTCCCGCCGCTGGGACGATCTCGACCTCGACCGCGAAGCCGGCGTCATCCGCGACGCCGCTCACGCCTATTCGAAGGACGGTGGCCTCGCCGTGCTGTTCGGCAACCTCGCCGAGGATGGCTGCATCGTGAAGACGGCGGGCGTGGACGAGAGCATCCTCAAATTCACCGGCACCGCCACCGTGTTCGAGAGCCAGGACGACGCCGTCTCGGCCATTCTCGGCAACCGGGTGAAGCCGGGGCAGATCGTGCTGATCCGCTATGAGGGGCCGCGCGGCGGGCCGGGCATGCAGGAAATGCTCTACCCCACCAGCTATCTGAAATCGAAGGGCCTCGGCAAGGCCTGCGCGCTCGTCACCGATGGCCGCTTCTCCGGCGGCTCCTCGGGTCTGTCGATCGGCCATGTCTCGCCGGAAGCGGCGGAAGGCGGCACGGTCGGGCTGGTGCGCGAAGGCGACGTGATCGAGATCGACATCCCCAACCGGCGCATCCACCTCGCCGTGGACGATTCCGAGCTTGCCGCCCGCCGCGAGGAGCAGCAGGCCAAGGGCTGGGTGCCGGCGGCGCCGCGCAAGCGCAATGTCACCACCGCCTTGCGTGCCTATGCCGCGCTCGCCACCAGCGCCGCCAAGGGCGCGGTGCGGCAGGTTCCCTGA
- a CDS encoding alkylphosphonate utilization protein, with the protein MADDDDSYVYDEATGEWRPASEVKAAAAAALEVRDASGNVLADGDSVVLIKDLKVKGAGQTLKQGTVIKTIRLTDNPEEIDCRHEAIKGLVLRTEFVRKRG; encoded by the coding sequence ATGGCCGATGACGACGATTCCTATGTCTATGACGAAGCCACCGGCGAGTGGCGCCCGGCCTCGGAAGTGAAGGCCGCCGCCGCCGCGGCCCTCGAAGTGCGCGACGCCTCCGGCAATGTGCTGGCGGACGGCGACTCGGTCGTCCTGATCAAGGATCTGAAAGTGAAGGGCGCCGGGCAGACGCTGAAGCAGGGCACGGTCATCAAGACCATCCGCCTCACCGACAATCCGGAAGAGATCGACTGTCGGCATGAGGCGATCAAGGGGCTGGTGCTGCGCACCGAATTCGTCCGCAAGCGCGGCTGA
- a CDS encoding HdeA/HdeB family chaperone — MKKLLLALVVAGPVLSCLPHAALAEKIDLSTTTCGQFLESDKTEIMLTLAWLDAYYKDVDAPPVIDTDKFIENAGKLGEYCAANPTIGLITAADELFGQ; from the coding sequence ATGAAAAAGCTCCTTCTGGCTCTCGTCGTCGCCGGCCCCGTCCTCTCGTGCCTGCCCCATGCCGCCCTGGCGGAAAAGATCGACCTGTCCACCACCACCTGCGGGCAGTTCCTGGAAAGCGACAAGACCGAGATCATGCTGACGCTGGCCTGGCTCGACGCCTATTACAAGGATGTCGATGCCCCGCCGGTGATTGACACCGACAAGTTCATCGAGAATGCCGGCAAGCTTGGCGAGTATTGCGCCGCCAATCCGACCATCGGCCTCATCACCGCCGCGGACGAACTGTTCGGCCAGTGA
- a CDS encoding ATP-dependent helicase yields MLPAAYLDTLNPQQRQAVEHGIAAPGATLGGPLLVIAGAGSGKTDTLAHRVAHLIVNRADPRRILLLTFSRRAAAEMARRVERIAAKVLGPEARVLTEGLTWAGTFHGIGARLLREHALDIGLDPAFTIHDREDSADLINLIRHELGFSRTEKRFPTKGTLLAIYSRAVNAEMPLEEVIGRAFPWCAGWNGELKTIFAAYVAAKQRQNVLDYDDLLLYWAQMMGEPALAAGVASRFDHVLVDEYQDTNRLQSTILLGLKPDGRGLTVVGDDAQSIYSFRAATVRNILDFPGHFSPRAETVMLEQNYRSTQPILAAANAVIDFASERYAKNLWSDRASGERPVLVSVRDEIEQANFIATRVLENREDGMALKQQAVLFRAAHHSGPLEVELTRRNIPFVKFGGLKFLDSAHVKDVLGVLRFVENPRDRVAGFRVLRLLSGLGPATAGRILDAVDAAGALLPALEAVTPPARAEQEWPAFLAMARELKANSAGWPGELDLVRAWYEPLLERLHEDAGSRQADLVQLAQIAASYPSRARFLTELTLDPPDATSAEAGPPHRDEDYLILSTIHSAKGQEWKSVFVLNAVDGCIPSDLGTGTREEIEEERRLLYVAMTRAKDSLHLMLPQRFFTHGQSALGDRHVYAARTRFIPPTILGRFALASWPPPTAEAAGARAEPRAPIDIGARMRAMWK; encoded by the coding sequence ATGCTGCCAGCCGCCTATCTCGACACGCTCAATCCGCAGCAGCGGCAGGCGGTCGAGCATGGGATTGCGGCGCCCGGCGCCACCCTTGGCGGGCCGCTCCTCGTGATCGCCGGCGCCGGCTCCGGCAAGACCGACACCCTCGCCCACCGCGTCGCCCATCTCATCGTCAACCGCGCCGACCCGCGCCGCATCCTGCTGCTCACCTTTTCCCGCCGGGCGGCGGCGGAGATGGCGCGCCGGGTGGAGCGCATCGCCGCCAAGGTGCTGGGCCCGGAGGCGCGGGTGCTGACCGAGGGGCTGACCTGGGCCGGCACCTTCCACGGCATCGGCGCCCGTCTGCTGCGCGAGCACGCGCTGGATATCGGCCTTGATCCCGCCTTCACCATCCATGACCGCGAGGACAGCGCCGACCTCATCAATCTCATCCGTCACGAACTCGGTTTCTCCCGCACCGAGAAGCGCTTCCCCACCAAGGGCACGCTGCTCGCCATCTATTCACGGGCGGTGAATGCCGAGATGCCGCTGGAAGAGGTGATCGGCCGCGCTTTCCCCTGGTGCGCCGGCTGGAATGGCGAGCTCAAGACGATCTTCGCCGCCTATGTCGCGGCCAAGCAGCGGCAGAACGTGCTCGATTACGACGATCTGCTGCTCTACTGGGCGCAGATGATGGGCGAGCCGGCGCTCGCCGCCGGCGTCGCCAGCCGGTTCGACCATGTGCTGGTCGACGAATATCAGGACACCAACCGGCTGCAGTCCACCATCCTGCTCGGGCTCAAGCCGGATGGGCGCGGGCTCACCGTGGTCGGCGACGACGCCCAGTCGATCTATTCCTTCCGCGCCGCGACGGTGCGCAACATTCTCGATTTTCCCGGCCATTTCAGCCCGCGCGCCGAGACGGTGATGCTGGAGCAGAACTACCGCTCCACCCAGCCCATCCTCGCCGCCGCCAATGCGGTGATCGACTTCGCCAGCGAGCGCTACGCCAAGAACCTCTGGTCGGACCGCGCCAGCGGCGAACGGCCGGTGCTGGTGAGCGTGCGCGACGAGATCGAGCAGGCCAATTTCATCGCCACCCGCGTGCTGGAAAACCGCGAGGACGGCATGGCGTTGAAGCAACAGGCCGTGCTGTTCCGCGCCGCCCATCACAGCGGGCCGCTGGAAGTGGAACTGACCCGCCGCAACATTCCCTTCGTCAAGTTCGGCGGGCTGAAATTCCTCGATTCCGCCCATGTGAAGGACGTGCTCGGCGTGCTGCGCTTCGTCGAGAATCCGCGCGACCGCGTCGCCGGCTTTCGCGTGCTGCGGCTGCTCTCCGGCCTCGGCCCGGCCACCGCCGGCCGCATTCTTGACGCGGTCGACGCCGCCGGCGCGCTGCTGCCGGCGCTGGAGGCGGTGACGCCACCCGCCCGCGCGGAGCAGGAATGGCCCGCCTTCCTCGCCATGGCGCGCGAGCTGAAGGCGAACAGCGCCGGCTGGCCGGGTGAACTGGATCTTGTGCGCGCCTGGTACGAGCCGCTGCTGGAGCGCCTGCACGAGGATGCCGGCAGCCGGCAGGCCGATCTCGTGCAACTCGCGCAGATCGCGGCGAGCTACCCGTCCCGCGCCCGCTTCCTCACCGAACTCACGCTCGACCCGCCGGACGCCACCAGCGCCGAGGCCGGGCCACCGCACCGCGACGAGGATTATCTCATCCTCTCCACCATCCATTCCGCCAAGGGGCAGGAGTGGAAATCGGTGTTCGTGCTCAATGCGGTGGATGGCTGCATCCCGAGCGATCTCGGCACCGGCACGCGCGAGGAGATCGAGGAGGAGCGGCGCCTGCTCTATGTCGCGATGACCCGGGCGAAGGACAGCCTGCACCTGATGCTGCCGCAACGCTTCTTCACCCATGGCCAGTCCGCGCTCGGCGACCGCCACGTCTATGCCGCGCGCACCCGCTTCATACCGCCCACCATTCTCGGCCGCTTCGCACTGGCAAGCTGGCCTCCGCCCACCGCCGAGGCGGCGGGCGCGAGGGCCGAGCCGCGCGCGCCCATTGATATCGGCGCGCGGATGCGGGCAATGTGGAAATAG
- a CDS encoding helix-turn-helix transcriptional regulator, which translates to MELAPEQCRAARGLLDWTQEHLAERAGVSRSTVRDFERHRHVLQRATETLLITTLEQAGVMLLPPGEHGPGVRIR; encoded by the coding sequence ATGGAATTGGCGCCCGAACAATGCCGCGCCGCACGCGGGCTTCTCGACTGGACGCAGGAACATCTGGCCGAGCGCGCCGGAGTCTCGCGCAGCACGGTGCGCGATTTCGAACGCCACCGCCATGTGCTGCAGCGGGCGACCGAAACGCTGCTGATCACCACGCTGGAACAAGCCGGAGTGATGCTGCTGCCGCCCGGCGAGCACGGGCCCGGCGTGCGGATACGCTGA
- a CDS encoding monovalent cation/H+ antiporter subunit A, translated as MSHGTLLLVALLLPFIGSLAAGFLPTHARNTAAILAGSVAVAGIGISGWLYATVADGAPVQFWLSWLPMLGLDFTLRMDGLAWLFALMIFGIGALVVLYARYYMSREDPVPRFFSFLLAFMGSMIGIVLSGNLIQLVFFWELTSLFSFLLIGYWHHTASARDGARMALTVTGTGGLCLLVGVLLIGRIVGSYDIDQVLEARDLIVQSDLYVPALVLILLGAFTKSAQFPFHFWLPHAMAAPTPVSAYLHSATMVKAGIFLLMRLWPVMAGTDAWFYLVVPAGLVTLLLGAFIAIFQQDLKGLLAYSTISHLGLITLLLGLGSPLAAVAAIFHTLNHAIFKASLFMAAGIIDHETGTRDLRKLSGLYRYMPFTATLAMVAAAAMAGVPLLNGFISKEMFFAEAVADHTGSLLDDSLPYWATLAGVFSVTYSLRFILGVFFGPPPVNLPHRPHEPAHWMRFPIELLVLICLLIGIVPGLTVGPFLATAVEGLLDATPPYYSLALWHGFTLPLLMSLIALAGGLVLYLGLRRYLESGIEGPPILREFKGQRIFEKVLATLSWQWARAGEATLGTRRLQPQMRIVIALAVAAALAPFIVNGAVGTGDMPGTSLPPAFALLWLIGGACALGAAYQAKYHRFAALVLVGGAGLVTCITFVWLSAPDLAVTQLLVEIVTTVLLLLGLRWLPKRIEDVYPTRPPLKVLLRRYIDLSIACALGGLMAFLAYCLMTRPLTGSVSRFFVERAYSEGGGTNIINVILVDFRGFDTMGEIVVLCLAGLTVFALLRRFRPAPESIERPEQQRIQHAYDEATPDRSPGDTVADYMLIPRLIMHWLFPVIAVMAVYLFMRGHDLPGGGFAAGITLSIAFVVQYMASGTRWVEDHLRVLPLRWMGMGLLTSSATGMGSWWFGYPFLTSHFQYVELPLIGKMPAASALLFDLGVFALVVGATVLILIALAHQSLRSSRAAQASEGGE; from the coding sequence ATGTCCCATGGCACGCTCCTCCTCGTCGCGCTGCTTCTGCCGTTCATCGGCAGCCTCGCTGCGGGGTTCCTGCCGACCCACGCGCGCAACACTGCCGCGATTCTGGCCGGCAGCGTGGCGGTGGCGGGGATCGGCATAAGCGGCTGGCTTTATGCCACGGTTGCCGATGGGGCACCGGTGCAGTTTTGGCTGTCCTGGCTGCCCATGCTGGGACTGGATTTCACCTTGCGGATGGACGGCCTCGCCTGGCTGTTCGCCCTGATGATCTTCGGCATCGGCGCGCTCGTCGTGCTCTATGCCCGCTACTACATGTCGCGCGAAGACCCGGTGCCGCGCTTCTTCTCCTTCCTGCTCGCCTTCATGGGCTCGATGATCGGCATCGTGCTGTCGGGCAACCTCATCCAGCTCGTATTCTTCTGGGAACTCACCAGCCTGTTCTCCTTCCTGCTGATCGGCTACTGGCACCACACCGCCAGCGCGCGCGACGGCGCCCGCATGGCGCTCACCGTCACCGGCACGGGCGGGCTGTGCCTGCTGGTCGGCGTGCTGCTGATCGGGCGCATTGTCGGCAGCTACGACATCGACCAGGTGCTGGAAGCGCGCGACCTCATCGTCCAGAGCGATCTCTATGTCCCGGCGCTGGTGCTGATCCTGCTCGGCGCCTTCACCAAGAGCGCGCAGTTTCCGTTCCATTTCTGGCTGCCGCATGCCATGGCGGCGCCGACCCCGGTCTCGGCCTATCTCCACTCCGCCACCATGGTGAAGGCCGGCATCTTCCTGCTGATGCGGCTGTGGCCGGTGATGGCGGGCACGGATGCGTGGTTCTATCTCGTCGTGCCGGCCGGGCTGGTGACGCTGCTGCTCGGCGCCTTCATCGCCATCTTCCAGCAGGATCTCAAAGGGCTGCTCGCCTATTCCACCATCAGCCATCTCGGGCTGATCACGCTGCTGCTCGGCCTCGGCAGCCCGCTGGCGGCGGTGGCGGCGATCTTCCACACGCTGAACCACGCCATCTTCAAGGCGTCGCTGTTCATGGCCGCCGGCATCATCGACCATGAAACCGGCACGCGCGATTTGCGCAAGCTGAGCGGGCTCTACCGCTACATGCCGTTCACCGCCACGCTGGCCATGGTCGCCGCCGCCGCCATGGCCGGCGTGCCGCTGCTCAACGGCTTCATTTCCAAGGAAATGTTCTTCGCCGAGGCGGTGGCCGACCATACCGGCTCGCTGCTCGACGACAGCCTGCCCTATTGGGCGACGCTGGCCGGCGTGTTCAGCGTCACCTATTCGCTGCGCTTCATCCTCGGCGTGTTCTTCGGCCCGCCGCCGGTCAACCTGCCGCACCGCCCGCATGAGCCGGCGCACTGGATGCGCTTTCCCATCGAGCTGCTGGTGCTGATCTGCCTTCTGATCGGCATCGTGCCCGGGCTCACTGTCGGGCCGTTCCTCGCCACCGCGGTCGAGGGCCTGCTCGATGCCACCCCGCCCTATTACAGCCTGGCGCTCTGGCACGGCTTCACCCTGCCGCTGCTGATGAGCCTCATCGCGCTGGCGGGCGGGCTTGTGCTCTATCTCGGCCTGCGTCGCTATCTCGAAAGCGGCATCGAGGGCCCGCCCATCCTGCGCGAGTTCAAGGGCCAGCGCATCTTCGAGAAGGTGCTGGCGACGCTCTCATGGCAATGGGCGCGCGCGGGCGAGGCGACGCTCGGCACGCGGCGCCTGCAGCCGCAGATGCGCATCGTCATCGCCCTCGCGGTGGCGGCGGCACTGGCGCCCTTCATCGTCAATGGCGCGGTCGGCACCGGCGACATGCCCGGCACCAGCCTGCCTCCCGCCTTCGCCCTGCTCTGGCTGATCGGCGGCGCCTGCGCGCTCGGTGCCGCCTATCAGGCGAAATATCACCGTTTCGCCGCTCTGGTGCTGGTCGGCGGTGCGGGGCTCGTCACCTGCATCACCTTTGTCTGGCTCTCCGCGCCGGACCTTGCCGTCACCCAGCTTCTGGTGGAGATCGTCACCACCGTGCTGCTGCTGCTCGGCCTGCGCTGGCTGCCCAAGCGCATCGAGGATGTCTATCCCACGCGCCCCCCGCTCAAGGTGCTGCTGCGCCGCTATATCGACCTCTCCATCGCCTGCGCGCTCGGCGGGCTGATGGCCTTCCTGGCCTATTGCCTGATGACCCGCCCGCTGACCGGCAGCGTCTCGCGCTTCTTCGTCGAGCGCGCCTATTCCGAAGGCGGCGGCACCAACATCATCAATGTCATCCTGGTCGATTTCCGCGGCTTCGACACGATGGGCGAGATCGTCGTGCTGTGCCTTGCCGGCCTCACCGTCTTCGCCCTGCTGCGCCGCTTCCGCCCGGCACCGGAAAGCATCGAGCGGCCCGAGCAGCAACGCATCCAGCACGCCTATGATGAAGCCACGCCCGACCGCTCGCCCGGCGACACGGTGGCGGACTACATGCTGATCCCGCGCCTGATCATGCACTGGCTGTTCCCGGTCATTGCGGTCATGGCGGTGTACCTGTTCATGCGCGGGCACGATCTGCCGGGCGGGGGCTTTGCCGCCGGCATCACCCTCTCCATCGCCTTCGTGGTGCAGTACATGGCCAGCGGCACGCGCTGGGTGGAGGATCACCTGCGCGTGCTGCCGCTGCGCTGGATGGGCATGGGCCTGCTCACCTCCAGCGCCACCGGCATGGGGTCCTGGTGGTTCGGCTACCCCTTCCTGACCTCGCATTTCCAGTATGTCGAACTGCCCCTCATCGGCAAGATGCCGGCGGCCTCGGCGCTGCTGTTCGATCTCGGCGTGTTCGCGCTGGTGGTCGGCGCCACCGTGCTGATCCTCATCGCCCTCGCCCATCAGTCGCTGCGCAGTTCGCGCGCGGCACAGGCCAGCGAGGGGGGCGAGTAA
- a CDS encoding Na+/H+ antiporter subunit C: protein MEIVLAIGIGIFTASGVWLLLRPRTYQVIIGLSLLSYAVNLFIFAMASGGLRADAPPILAPGGVGDPAKIADPIPQALVLTAIVIGFAMTALFLVVLLAARGRTGTDHVDGREPER, encoded by the coding sequence ATGGAGATCGTTCTCGCCATCGGCATCGGCATCTTCACCGCGTCCGGCGTGTGGCTGCTGCTGCGCCCGCGCACCTATCAGGTCATCATCGGCCTGTCGCTGCTCTCCTATGCGGTGAACCTGTTCATCTTCGCCATGGCCAGCGGGGGGCTGCGCGCCGATGCGCCGCCGATTCTCGCGCCCGGCGGCGTCGGTGATCCTGCGAAGATCGCCGATCCGATCCCGCAGGCGCTGGTGCTCACCGCCATCGTCATCGGCTTCGCCATGACGGCGCTGTTCCTGGTCGTGCTGCTCGCCGCGCGCGGGCGCACCGGCACCGACCATGTCGACGGGCGGGAGCCGGAACGATGA